The genomic stretch GCCAGATCATCACATATGCGTCAAACTTCAGGCAGTGACGAGAACACACATGCGGTCATGCCTTTGGTTGCATTAGCTTTTTCATCAGCAATGTGACATTTGCCTGTCCGTGTGTCCCGACGTTTAAGAAATAACGTGGACCGATTTGCCCCCGCACCGTGCCATAATGGCCACGCGCCTCATCACTTTAGCCGGGCTGCTTGGGTTCCGGATTCAAGAACCAGCGCACCACAACCAGCGCCATGATGGCGCCCAGGATCTGCATCACAACAAATACGGGAACGTCCTGAAGACGTATCCCCGCAAAACTATCAGAAAATGCCCGCGCCAGCGTGACCGCAGGGTTGGCAAAGGAAGTCGACGCAGTGAACCAATAGGCCGCCGTGATGTAGAGACCAACCGATACGGCAATGCCTTCAGGGCGATAGCGGCGGGTCAGCAAGATAGTGACCAGAAGACCGAAAGTTGCAACACCCTCGGCGACCCATTGCCCAAGACCGCTGCGCAGTTTCAAGGACATCTGCCAGGTGGCCAGATCGAACATGAGATGCGCCAACCAGACGCCGACCAGCCCTCCGGCGACCTGCATCAGGATGTAGAGGCCGGCAGATTTCCGATCCATTTCCCGAAGCAACAGCATCACGATGGTGACCGCAGGATTGAAGTGCGCACCCGAGATAGGTCCGAACATCGTAATCAGGACAACCAGAATTGCGCCAGTCGGTATTGTATTGCCCAGCAGGGCGATGGCGACGTTCCCGCCAGCCAGTGCCTCGGCCATGATGCCCGATCCGACGACCGTTGCCAGAAGAAAGGCCGTGCCAAGGAATTCGGCCATCAGCCGTCTGGAATTGGTCATGATCTGTCGCCCCGCCTCAGTGTCCATCTGAGGCCTGACCGATGTCGCTCAGGCGTTTCTGCAAGGCCAACTTGTCAAGGCTTGCGATCGGCAGGCTGACAAAGATGGAAATACGGTGATTGAGCATGCGAAACGTGTCGGCAAAGGCCAGCGCTTTTTCGCTTTCCGTACCCTCGGCCGCCGCAGGGTCTGGCAGCCCCCAATGGGCAGTCATCGGCTGACCCGGCCACACCGGACACGCTTCGGCTGCCGCAGAATCACAGACCGTGAACACGAAATCCATCTTTGGCGCCCCGGAGACGGCAAATTCATCCCAGCTCTTCGAGCGAAGCCCGCTGACATCGAAGTTTTGCCTCGTAAGCACGTCTATCGCGAGCGGATGAACGGCACCCTTGGGCTGTGAACCCGCAGAGTAAGCGTTGAAACGCCCCTGCCCCAGCCTGCCTAGACACGCTTCTGCCAGGATCGATCGGGCCGAATTGCCGGTGCACAGGAAAAGTACGTTATAGGCTTGGTCCGTCATGGAGATCCCCAATCCATCAGCAGTCACACACAAGCGTCTCAAGAAGAGGTCGACACGCCTCGGGCGAGCCCCCGCAACAATCCTGGAACAGGAATGACAGCAGATCGCGCATCTGCACGACATTCGCGCGGTATCGAATATTGCGGCCTTCACGAGCATTTTCGACAAGCCCCGCACCGGCCAGTACCGTCAAGTTTGCCGATAGCGTGTTGGTCTTCATATCCAGCCGTTCAGCGATTTCCCCCGCGTAGAGGCCGTCCGGAGCATGGCGGACCAGCAGCCGGAAGATGGTCAGCCGACCGTCATGCGCAAGCGCGTTTAGTGATGCCAATGCAGTTTTCGTATCCATATTTCCAGAAATCATGAATTTTGGAAGTTTTCAAGAGGCAAGAGGATGTCGATATATTGACAATGATATTCAGGTTTTTAGCTTGCATTGTACCGAGCCCTGACTGACTTACATCATGGAGAAGCAAGGCCACCTCTTCAATTCGAAAGGGAGAGACTCATGAGCACCCGCACCGAAACCGACACCTTCGGCCCCATAGCCGTCGCTTCAGACCGCTACTGGGGCGCACAGGCCGAGCGTTCGCTTGGTAACTTCAAGATCGGCTGGGAGAAGCAGCCTCTTCCCGTGGTCCGCGCCCTGGGCATCGTCAAGCAGGCTGCCGCACACGCCAATATGGCACTTGGAAAGCTCGACACGAATCTTGGCGAAGCGATCGTTGCCGCAGCCCAGGAAGTGATCGACGGCAAGTTGAACGATCACTTTCCGCTGGTCGTCTGGCAGACCGGCTCCGGTACACAGTCCAACATGAACGCAAATGAGGTAATCTCAAACCGAGCGATCGAAATGCTGGGCGGCGAGATGGGCTCGAAGAAGCCCGCCCATCCAAACGACCACGTCAATATGAGCCAGTCGTCCAACGACACCTATCCGACGGCCATGCATATCGCTGCGGCAGAGCACATCGTCCATCATCTCCTGCCAGCGCTGAAGCACCTGCATGCCGCCCTTGACGCCAAGGCAAAGGCCTTTGCCCACATCATCAAGATAGGTCGAACGCATACGCAGGACGCAACGCCGCTGACGCTCGGCCAGGAATTCGGTGGTTACGCTGCCCAGGTCGCCTCGTCTATCAAGCGGATCGAGCTAACGCTGCCCGGCCTTTACGAACTTGCCCAAGGCGGCACCGCCGTCGGAACCGGCCTCAATGCGCCAGTCGGCTTTGCCGAGAAGGTCGCGGAAGAGATTGCCAAGATCACCGGCCTGCCCTTCGTGACCGC from Peteryoungia desertarenae encodes the following:
- a CDS encoding MIP/aquaporin family protein translates to MTNSRRLMAEFLGTAFLLATVVGSGIMAEALAGGNVAIALLGNTIPTGAILVVLITMFGPISGAHFNPAVTIVMLLLREMDRKSAGLYILMQVAGGLVGVWLAHLMFDLATWQMSLKLRSGLGQWVAEGVATFGLLVTILLTRRYRPEGIAVSVGLYITAAYWFTASTSFANPAVTLARAFSDSFAGIRLQDVPVFVVMQILGAIMALVVVRWFLNPEPKQPG
- a CDS encoding arsenate reductase ArsC; translated protein: MTDQAYNVLFLCTGNSARSILAEACLGRLGQGRFNAYSAGSQPKGAVHPLAIDVLTRQNFDVSGLRSKSWDEFAVSGAPKMDFVFTVCDSAAAEACPVWPGQPMTAHWGLPDPAAAEGTESEKALAFADTFRMLNHRISIFVSLPIASLDKLALQKRLSDIGQASDGH
- a CDS encoding ArsR/SmtB family transcription factor, whose protein sequence is MDTKTALASLNALAHDGRLTIFRLLVRHAPDGLYAGEIAERLDMKTNTLSANLTVLAGAGLVENAREGRNIRYRANVVQMRDLLSFLFQDCCGGSPEACRPLLETLVCDC
- the fumC gene encoding class II fumarate hydratase; translation: MSTRTETDTFGPIAVASDRYWGAQAERSLGNFKIGWEKQPLPVVRALGIVKQAAAHANMALGKLDTNLGEAIVAAAQEVIDGKLNDHFPLVVWQTGSGTQSNMNANEVISNRAIEMLGGEMGSKKPAHPNDHVNMSQSSNDTYPTAMHIAAAEHIVHHLLPALKHLHAALDAKAKAFAHIIKIGRTHTQDATPLTLGQEFGGYAAQVASSIKRIELTLPGLYELAQGGTAVGTGLNAPVGFAEKVAEEIAKITGLPFVTAPNKFEALAAHDAMVFAHGAINAAAAALFKIANDIRFLGSGPRAGLGELALPENEPGSSIMPGKVNPTQSEALTQVCAHIFGNHAAITFAGSQGHFELNVYNPMMAYNFLQSVQLLGDAAVSFTDNCVVGIEAREDNIRKGVENSLMLVTALNGKLGYDTCAKIAKTAHKNGTTLREEAVGGGYLTNEEFDQYVRPELMIGPQ